The Aedes aegypti strain LVP_AGWG chromosome 3, AaegL5.0 Primary Assembly, whole genome shotgun sequence genome contains a region encoding:
- the LOC5575344 gene encoding general odorant-binding protein 56a: protein MKTIAAIVSFALIAGCMAVTEDQKEAARQLAGKCMQQTGTSEESVQRLRNGDTSGADDNTKCFVQCFFQGAGVVDGEGNMQEAFVTEKLASEYGQAKAEEVVQRCRNNSGANACERSFSLLQCYIANRASLM, encoded by the exons ATGAAAACCATTGCCGCCATTGTTTCATTCGCCCTGATTGCCGGGTGCATG GCAGTCACGGAGGATCAGAAAGAAGCTGCCCGCCAACTGGCCGGAAAGTGCATGCAACAGACGGGCACCTCGGAGGAATCTGTCCAACGTCTTCGCAATGGCGATACATCCGGTGCCGATGACAACACCAAGTGCTTCGTGCAGTGCTTCTTCCAGGGTGCTGGAGTCGTCGATGGTGAAGGAAACATGCAGGAAGCATTTGTAACGGAGAAGCTGGCCAGCGAATACGGTCAGGCCAAGGCCGAGGAAGTTGTTCAGAGATGTAGAAACAACAGTGGAGCCAATGCTTGCGAACGGTCGTTCTCGCTGTTGCAGTGTTACATCGCCAACAGAGCTAGTTTGAT